From a region of the Pseudomonadota bacterium genome:
- a CDS encoding DUF3108 domain-containing protein: MLDFVTRFLVVSAAAVVAAVPSVHADFQAHSAYYDVRINVLKGAMTTELRKDEAGYRGTSRIKPRGLARFATRGEIVNQSIFQLSDQGVQPLAFTGSDMISKRKKQASLNFDWDALRVTGQAAQKKSGKRIETVIDTEAETDMHDAISLQYALMHDLHNDALKAHYTLLDGSDIKRINITRLEPAALRVPYGEFDVVPVQHQVEGSSRITTFWLAEELGYLPIKIEQTRKGKRLMRAELGNYELINTDK; the protein is encoded by the coding sequence ATGCTTGATTTTGTTACACGTTTTCTAGTTGTGTCGGCGGCCGCCGTTGTCGCCGCTGTGCCGTCGGTGCACGCGGACTTTCAGGCCCACAGCGCCTATTACGATGTGCGCATCAACGTGTTGAAAGGCGCCATGACGACCGAATTGCGCAAGGACGAAGCGGGCTATCGAGGCACCTCTCGTATTAAGCCTCGCGGGCTGGCCCGTTTTGCAACGCGCGGCGAAATTGTCAATCAATCGATTTTTCAGCTGTCTGACCAGGGCGTGCAGCCGCTGGCGTTTACTGGCAGCGATATGATTTCAAAGCGCAAAAAGCAAGCGTCGCTCAATTTCGATTGGGACGCGTTGCGCGTTACCGGACAAGCGGCCCAGAAGAAAAGCGGTAAGCGTATCGAAACGGTGATCGATACCGAAGCGGAAACCGATATGCACGACGCGATATCGCTGCAATATGCCCTCATGCACGATCTGCACAATGACGCACTCAAGGCCCACTACACACTACTCGACGGCAGCGACATCAAGCGCATTAACATAACGCGCCTTGAACCCGCCGCGCTGCGTGTGCCGTATGGTGAGTTTGATGTGGTGCCGGTGCAGCACCAGGTCGAAGGCTCTTCGCGAATCACCACCTTCTGGCTTGCTGAAGAGCTGGGTTATTTGCCGATCAAAATTGAACAGACGCGCAAAGGGAAGCGACTGATGCGCGCAGAACTGGGCAACTACGAATTGATCAATACGGATAAGTAG
- the ykgO gene encoding type B 50S ribosomal protein L36, giving the protein MKVMSSLKSAKKRHPDCQVVKRRGRLYVICKSNPRFKAVQGRTKKR; this is encoded by the coding sequence ATGAAAGTCATGAGTTCGCTTAAAAGCGCCAAAAAACGCCATCCGGACTGCCAAGTGGTCAAGCGCCGTGGTCGGCTCTATGTGATCTGCAAGTCGAATCCCCGCTTTAAGGCGGTGCAGGGACGAACCAAAAAACGGTAA
- a CDS encoding OmpA family protein, producing MRIKPTGVTALAAALVLSIGGCTTINPYTGDEQTAKATKGSLIGAGIGALAGIISGDDSRDRRKRALIGAGIGALAGGSIGYYMDRQEAILRQELADTGIVFERQGDNIVMAMPGNVTFDVNKADIQPQFVPVLDRLSQVFNENNQTFIEVVGHTDSTGSDSINQALSERRAQSVVSYFKGRSVVGERLAGFGQSSAYPIADNATEVGRQLNRRVEITLVPIT from the coding sequence ATGCGTATTAAACCAACTGGCGTGACCGCACTGGCTGCTGCGCTTGTGTTGAGCATCGGTGGCTGTACCACCATCAACCCGTACACTGGCGATGAGCAAACCGCCAAAGCCACGAAGGGGTCGCTGATCGGCGCGGGCATTGGCGCGCTGGCCGGCATTATTTCCGGTGACGATTCACGGGATCGTCGCAAGCGCGCATTAATCGGTGCGGGTATTGGCGCCTTGGCTGGGGGGTCGATCGGTTACTACATGGATCGTCAGGAAGCGATTTTGCGCCAGGAATTGGCGGATACGGGGATTGTGTTCGAGCGCCAAGGCGACAACATCGTGATGGCTATGCCGGGCAATGTCACGTTCGACGTAAACAAGGCCGACATTCAGCCACAGTTTGTGCCGGTGCTCGATCGCCTGTCACAGGTGTTTAATGAGAACAACCAGACGTTTATCGAGGTGGTTGGTCACACCGACAGCACTGGATCCGATTCGATCAACCAGGCGCTGTCTGAGCGCCGCGCCCAAAGCGTGGTGTCGTACTTCAAAGGCCGCAGCGTCGTGGGTGAGCGTCTTGCTGGATTCGGCCAAAGTTCGGCCTATCCGATCGCGGATAACGCCACCGAAGTCGGGCGCCAGCTCAACCGACGCGTCGAGATCACGCTCGTGCCCATCACTTAA
- a CDS encoding glutaredoxin family protein, which yields MDPTPTPPPTAEDRDASTPPKKTGAPLWHWLVIAGAFFVVLNFSTLRDTLGEPIAYNASEAGAVTMYSTSWCGYCKKMRRILDRHNIPYQDLDIEQNAQANRDFQRLGGRGVPVVTVGDRVVHGFNYSRLRKVLECADCR from the coding sequence ATGGACCCAACCCCCACACCACCCCCCACCGCGGAAGATCGCGACGCATCCACTCCGCCCAAGAAAACCGGCGCACCACTGTGGCACTGGCTGGTGATCGCCGGCGCGTTTTTTGTGGTGCTTAACTTCAGCACATTGCGGGACACGTTGGGCGAGCCGATCGCCTACAACGCAAGCGAAGCCGGCGCCGTCACGATGTACAGCACGAGCTGGTGTGGATACTGCAAAAAAATGCGTCGCATACTCGATCGACACAACATCCCCTATCAGGACTTGGACATCGAACAAAACGCGCAGGCTAATCGCGACTTTCAACGTCTTGGGGGGCGAGGTGTACCGGTCGTCACCGTTGGCGATCGTGTCGTTCATGGCTTTAACTACTCGCGTCTGCGCAAAGTGCTGGAGTGCGCCGACTGCCGTTGA
- a CDS encoding type B 50S ribosomal protein L31 — translation MRPDIHPEYRDVLFHDTTADLYYVIGSTVKTERTAEHEGKTYPYVTVEVSSASHPFYTGKQRVAQLDGRIAKFNKRFKRKKKEDTE, via the coding sequence ATGAGACCCGACATCCACCCTGAGTACCGCGACGTGCTGTTTCACGACACGACAGCGGATCTGTATTACGTCATCGGCTCAACGGTGAAAACCGAGCGTACCGCCGAGCATGAAGGCAAAACCTACCCGTATGTGACGGTCGAGGTCTCCAGCGCATCGCATCCGTTCTATACCGGTAAGCAGCGCGTGGCGCAGCTCGACGGGCGCATCGCCAAGTTCAACAAGCGCTTTAAGCGAAAGAAAAAGGAAGACACAGAATGA
- a CDS encoding non-ribosomal peptide synthetase: MPRYATLAKMLDASMARPLQIECIRTQDETSTMTPVELKARASALLATLQQRGLQTGNELIIYTQSNEAFIVAFWAAVLGGIVPVPVAVGISDEHRSKLLRIMGQLNNATLFTSLDQHARLTEFAATNRHAQHTLDTVPVFTPDDSQPDAVGQLVAAQPDDVAFIQYSSGSTGDPKGVCLTHKNVMTNIDAIIKAGEWTADDRALSWMPLTHDMGLIGFHLAVLAAGMTHAILDTSAFVRRPKLWLSLAAERRSTLLCSPNFGYEHLLKSIARRGLDDLDLSAVRQILNGAEPISKSLCDTFLTTLAPLNLKATSLRPVYGLAEATVGVSFSPAETHFESTCVDRSMLGIGNPLKKVASDHDHALALVHVGTPIPDVALRITDDHDKPVPHETVGHIQLRGNSVTHAIYGDAATTASLFTEDGWLRTGDSGAWVDGSEGKSLVIVGRIKDVLISAGQNYYAHDVEATLSDVPGAELGKVAVAAVRPAGEERERVAVFVLYRQEVADFGERANAIRANISARLGLEADYVVPVSRIPKTTSGKIQRLHLANAFMRGEFDDVLTAPGVRVLPTDKEGPDAATEDHDADAPAVDVCAKVVAIAQEFAESPIGPDDNLFEVGVSSLTLSEIALAIEEQFPGKLDVSDLFDHPTLRDIAAWVQRD; encoded by the coding sequence GTGCCGCGCTACGCCACACTGGCCAAGATGCTCGACGCATCGATGGCCCGCCCGCTTCAGATCGAATGCATTCGCACACAGGACGAGACCTCGACGATGACGCCAGTCGAGCTCAAAGCGCGCGCCAGCGCACTGCTCGCCACGCTCCAACAGCGCGGCCTGCAGACAGGTAACGAACTGATCATCTACACCCAGTCGAACGAAGCGTTTATTGTGGCGTTCTGGGCGGCGGTGCTCGGCGGCATCGTGCCCGTACCGGTCGCGGTGGGCATCAGCGACGAGCACCGCTCCAAGCTCTTACGCATTATGGGACAGCTTAACAATGCCACGCTGTTCACCTCACTCGATCAGCACGCACGCCTCACCGAGTTTGCCGCGACTAATCGGCATGCCCAACACACTCTGGACACCGTGCCAGTGTTCACGCCCGACGATAGTCAACCCGACGCCGTCGGCCAACTCGTCGCCGCTCAGCCCGACGACGTGGCGTTTATTCAGTACAGTTCAGGCTCAACGGGCGACCCCAAGGGCGTTTGTCTGACGCATAAAAACGTCATGACAAACATTGACGCGATTATCAAAGCTGGCGAATGGACCGCCGATGATCGCGCGCTCAGCTGGATGCCGCTCACCCATGATATGGGCCTAATTGGGTTTCATCTTGCTGTGTTGGCCGCCGGGATGACGCACGCCATACTCGATACCAGTGCGTTTGTCCGGCGGCCCAAACTGTGGCTGTCGCTCGCTGCTGAACGGCGCAGCACCCTTTTATGCTCGCCGAACTTCGGCTACGAACATTTGCTAAAGAGTATTGCACGGCGCGGTCTTGATGATCTCGATCTGAGCGCGGTGCGCCAGATACTGAACGGCGCAGAGCCTATTTCAAAATCGCTGTGCGACACCTTTCTTACAACGCTTGCGCCACTCAATTTAAAGGCCACTAGCCTGCGGCCGGTATACGGTCTAGCCGAAGCGACCGTCGGGGTTAGCTTTTCGCCCGCCGAGACTCACTTTGAGAGCACCTGCGTGGATCGCTCGATGCTTGGCATCGGCAACCCGCTCAAGAAGGTCGCTTCGGACCACGATCACGCACTGGCGCTGGTGCACGTGGGCACCCCGATTCCCGACGTCGCACTGCGCATTACTGATGACCACGACAAGCCCGTGCCCCACGAGACGGTCGGTCATATTCAACTTCGCGGAAACAGTGTGACGCACGCGATCTACGGGGACGCCGCGACCACTGCCAGTCTGTTCACAGAAGACGGGTGGCTTAGAACAGGCGATTCCGGCGCTTGGGTGGACGGATCTGAGGGCAAGAGCCTGGTCATTGTGGGCAGGATTAAAGATGTATTAATCAGCGCCGGGCAAAATTATTATGCGCACGATGTCGAGGCCACGCTCAGCGACGTGCCCGGTGCTGAACTGGGCAAGGTGGCAGTCGCTGCCGTACGACCGGCCGGCGAAGAACGAGAGCGCGTCGCCGTGTTTGTGCTGTATCGCCAAGAGGTCGCTGATTTTGGTGAACGTGCCAACGCTATCCGCGCGAATATCAGCGCGCGCCTAGGGCTTGAGGCAGACTACGTGGTGCCGGTGTCGCGCATCCCCAAAACCACCTCAGGCAAAATTCAACGCCTTCATCTTGCCAATGCGTTTATGCGCGGCGAATTCGATGACGTGCTCACTGCCCCGGGCGTGCGCGTTCTCCCGACCGACAAAGAGGGGCCAGATGCAGCCACAGAGGATCACGACGCGGATGCCCCCGCCGTTGACGTCTGTGCGAAGGTAGTGGCCATCGCTCAAGAGTTTGCGGAGAGTCCGATCGGCCCCGACGACAACTTATTTGAGGTCGGCGTCAGTTCTCTCACGCTCTCGGAAATCGCATTGGCTATCGAAGAACAGTTCCCTGGCAAGCTCGATGTGAGCGATCTGTTTGATCATCCGACGCTGCGGGATATCGCTGCCTGGGTGCAGAGGGACTAA
- the pdsR gene encoding proteobacterial dedicated sortase system response regulator, which yields MQKHIAIVEDQPDIRENYVDAFTRHGYRVSGFSNRSQALAAFTHKLPDLVIIDINLGTEVEGGFELCRELRARSDSLPIIFLTARDSELDAISGLRLGADDYLTKDLSLNHLVARVVALFRRTDALLNDDKEESNIERGALGINVDRMVVSWRGEVIPLTVTEFWLVHAMARFPGHVKNRQQLMDAANVVLDDNTITSHIKRLRKKFLAVDTDFDSIETVYGMGYRWKGDAV from the coding sequence ATGCAAAAACATATCGCCATCGTGGAAGATCAACCCGACATTCGTGAAAACTATGTCGATGCCTTTACGCGCCACGGTTACCGTGTATCAGGGTTTAGTAATCGCAGCCAAGCGCTGGCGGCCTTTACCCACAAGCTGCCCGACCTGGTCATTATCGACATCAACCTCGGAACGGAAGTCGAAGGCGGCTTTGAACTGTGTCGCGAATTGCGTGCGCGAAGCGACTCGCTGCCGATCATCTTTCTCACCGCACGCGACAGCGAGCTAGACGCCATTTCGGGGCTTCGCCTTGGCGCGGACGATTACCTCACAAAAGACCTGTCGCTCAATCATCTTGTCGCGCGGGTCGTGGCGCTGTTTCGTCGAACCGATGCACTGCTCAATGATGACAAAGAGGAAAGCAACATTGAGCGCGGCGCGCTGGGCATTAACGTCGATCGCATGGTGGTGAGCTGGCGCGGTGAAGTCATACCACTCACGGTTACTGAGTTTTGGCTCGTGCACGCCATGGCTCGCTTTCCTGGCCACGTGAAAAACCGTCAGCAGCTGATGGATGCCGCCAACGTTGTATTGGACGACAACACCATCACGTCACACATCAAGCGTCTGCGAAAAAAATTCTTGGCCGTCGACACCGATTTCGATTCCATTGAAACCGTCTACGGCATGGGCTACCGCTGGAAGGGCGACGCGGTTTAA
- a CDS encoding ATP-binding protein, whose amino-acid sequence MSLRRQLLLVSLLTLFLPWAGWEYVTELEKALREGQQSSLEDSANAIASILQERQQLLYRYRSTLNVDPDPVSDVYAHPVSTPITLDGFDDDWPLDMAQYRTLEGGETTDGTLRVTFALAANRQNLYLFLRVADDYVIYKDAAKGPVHDVIRLVFWDSIERFTHAVIETSAPGVLRATLHRDNAGSIDPTQIQGNWQPTAEGYNVELKIPQALLGPRFGFAVIDGDATPLDPLPFLGTVDPYDLNPLPALLSQPLPELTANVTDLSQGDRRLRVLDRHGWILAEGGKLPDTQDNDAPSPNLLDRVYRRLLDPGLQPYDNQSTMAGQVLGPEVQQALNGNGASVWYQPPYDSDAVISAAAPLYDNDQVVGAVTLEQTSTATLLLTNNALKRILSVTFISTAFVVTGLLGFATLLSLRIRRLRNATEHAMADDGRLSTHLPGIGADDELGDLSRSFQSLLVQLKDYTQYLRSLASKLSHELRTPLAVVQSSLDNLQSQSLSQQSDVYAQRAAAGVARLRHIVSAMSAASRVEQSIETAEFDYVNLSGFVNDMAQGYQDTYESHVIDVSVPDDPCRYYCVGDLLAQMMDKLVENAVDFTPPGGAISFSLERYPRNYTLRVANEGPELPAQMHARLFDSLISVRESGSDGAHLGFGLFIARLVTTLHSGQISARNLPDGSGVEFMIVLPNPGPRRPS is encoded by the coding sequence ATGAGTCTTCGCCGTCAACTGCTGCTCGTGAGTTTGCTCACGCTGTTCCTGCCCTGGGCGGGCTGGGAATACGTGACCGAGCTTGAAAAAGCACTGCGCGAAGGTCAGCAGTCGAGCCTAGAAGACAGCGCCAACGCGATCGCCAGCATTTTGCAAGAACGCCAGCAGCTGCTGTATCGCTATCGCAGTACGCTCAATGTCGATCCCGATCCAGTCAGTGACGTCTACGCCCATCCTGTCTCAACGCCGATCACGCTCGACGGCTTCGATGACGATTGGCCACTCGACATGGCGCAATACCGCACGCTCGAAGGCGGTGAAACCACCGACGGCACATTGCGCGTCACGTTCGCGCTCGCGGCTAACCGCCAAAACCTGTATCTGTTCTTGCGCGTTGCTGATGACTACGTGATTTATAAAGACGCCGCAAAAGGCCCCGTGCACGATGTGATTCGCTTGGTGTTTTGGGATTCGATCGAACGTTTTACGCACGCGGTCATCGAAACCAGTGCGCCGGGCGTACTACGCGCCACACTCCATCGGGATAACGCCGGCAGCATTGACCCCACACAAATCCAAGGCAACTGGCAACCCACCGCTGAGGGGTACAACGTCGAGCTGAAAATTCCTCAAGCACTGCTCGGACCGCGCTTTGGTTTTGCGGTCATCGATGGCGATGCCACACCGCTCGATCCATTGCCGTTTTTGGGCACCGTTGATCCGTACGACCTAAATCCGCTGCCCGCGCTGCTCAGTCAGCCGCTGCCGGAGCTTACCGCCAACGTGACCGACTTGAGTCAGGGCGATCGACGCCTCCGAGTGCTCGATCGACACGGTTGGATTTTGGCCGAAGGAGGAAAACTGCCCGATACCCAAGATAACGACGCGCCCTCTCCAAATCTGCTCGATCGGGTGTACCGTCGCTTGCTCGACCCGGGACTACAGCCGTACGACAATCAAAGCACCATGGCAGGACAGGTGCTCGGGCCTGAAGTGCAGCAAGCACTCAATGGGAACGGCGCCAGCGTTTGGTATCAGCCTCCCTATGATTCCGACGCCGTGATTTCCGCGGCTGCACCACTTTATGATAACGACCAAGTCGTGGGGGCGGTGACGCTCGAGCAAACCAGCACCGCCACGCTGCTGCTGACGAACAACGCGCTAAAGCGCATTTTGAGCGTGACGTTTATCTCTACCGCGTTCGTCGTGACCGGCCTCTTAGGATTCGCCACGTTGCTCAGCCTGCGTATCCGCCGACTGCGGAACGCCACCGAACACGCCATGGCCGACGATGGCCGCCTGTCCACACACCTGCCGGGCATTGGTGCGGATGATGAACTCGGCGATCTGTCACGCAGCTTCCAGTCCCTGCTCGTACAGCTCAAAGATTACACGCAGTATCTGCGCTCGTTGGCCAGTAAACTGTCGCACGAGCTGCGCACACCGCTGGCGGTCGTGCAGTCATCGCTGGACAACTTACAATCTCAGTCGCTATCGCAGCAATCGGATGTGTACGCACAGCGCGCTGCCGCCGGTGTCGCCCGTCTTCGTCACATCGTCAGCGCCATGAGCGCAGCGAGCCGTGTCGAGCAGAGTATCGAAACGGCGGAGTTCGACTACGTCAACTTATCCGGCTTCGTCAACGACATGGCGCAGGGTTATCAAGACACCTATGAGTCGCACGTGATTGATGTCAGCGTGCCGGACGACCCATGCCGATATTATTGCGTGGGCGATCTTCTCGCGCAGATGATGGATAAGCTGGTGGAAAATGCGGTCGACTTTACCCCACCCGGCGGCGCCATCTCCTTTAGCCTCGAACGCTATCCGCGCAACTACACGCTGCGTGTCGCCAACGAGGGTCCTGAGCTTCCCGCGCAAATGCATGCACGGTTATTCGACTCACTGATTTCCGTTCGCGAGAGCGGCAGCGACGGCGCACACCTGGGCTTTGGTTTGTTCATCGCCCGACTGGTCACCACGCTGCACAGCGGACAGATCAGCGCCCGCAATCTGCCGGACGGCAGCGGCGTAGAGTTTATGATTGTGTTGCCGAACCCCGGTCCACGGCGGCCGTCCTAG
- a CDS encoding MATE family efflux transporter, whose translation MTTDFTHRAVWRIALPLVLSNITVPLLGLVDTFVVGHLPSPDYLGAVAVGATIFSVLFLGMNFLRMGTTGLAAQALGAQDEAELRRVLLRGLTLALVIAAGLLILQAPIRWFSLALINPELGIALIASDYYAVRIWAAPASLMNIVLIGWFIGRQDGRTPFILMFTINLINIALDLLFVLHYDLRANGVALASVIAEYSGCGLGLWLAWRTLPISQRGELAEGVLILSRFTSLMRVNADLLIRTLALQAVFVLITAMGARQGAVILAANAVLLNFQILASYALDGFANAAEALVGKAFGAGQRAALFKAVNLSRQWSVLVAIGITAVFALTGKPLVQIMTDIDAVRSMAYTFLPYLVVLPLVSVWSYLYDGVFVGVLRSKDMRNVMLASLLLVFIPTAWWLRGLGNHGLWIAFTLFMAARGALMHWHWRQQPPLK comes from the coding sequence ATGACCACCGATTTCACCCATCGCGCCGTGTGGCGTATCGCACTCCCGTTAGTGCTCTCCAACATTACCGTGCCACTGCTCGGACTTGTCGATACCTTCGTTGTTGGTCATTTGCCGAGCCCTGATTATTTGGGGGCCGTGGCGGTCGGGGCCACGATCTTCAGTGTGCTATTCCTTGGCATGAATTTCCTGCGAATGGGCACGACCGGGTTGGCGGCCCAAGCGCTCGGCGCACAGGATGAAGCCGAATTGCGTCGCGTGTTACTGCGTGGCTTAACGCTGGCGCTCGTCATTGCCGCCGGGCTGCTCATTCTGCAAGCGCCGATTCGTTGGTTTTCCCTCGCGCTCATCAATCCCGAGCTGGGTATTGCGCTCATCGCCAGCGACTACTACGCAGTGCGCATCTGGGCGGCGCCGGCGTCACTAATGAACATTGTGCTCATTGGCTGGTTTATCGGGCGACAGGATGGCCGCACGCCGTTCATCCTCATGTTTACCATCAACCTGATTAACATCGCGCTGGATCTGCTGTTTGTACTGCACTATGACCTGCGCGCCAACGGCGTCGCGTTGGCGAGCGTAATCGCCGAATACTCCGGCTGCGGTCTGGGACTCTGGCTCGCGTGGCGAACATTACCGATTAGCCAGCGTGGTGAATTAGCCGAAGGCGTACTCATACTTTCGCGTTTCACATCGCTGATGAGAGTCAACGCCGATTTACTGATTCGCACACTCGCGCTGCAGGCGGTGTTCGTGCTCATCACGGCGATGGGCGCACGACAAGGTGCAGTAATTTTGGCGGCCAATGCGGTCTTGTTGAACTTTCAAATTCTCGCGTCGTACGCCTTGGACGGCTTTGCCAATGCGGCCGAGGCCCTGGTGGGAAAAGCCTTTGGTGCTGGCCAACGCGCCGCCTTGTTTAAAGCCGTCAATCTCAGTCGTCAATGGTCTGTATTGGTGGCGATCGGCATCACCGCCGTGTTTGCACTGACCGGCAAACCACTCGTACAGATAATGACCGACATCGATGCCGTGCGCAGCATGGCCTACACGTTTTTGCCCTATCTTGTGGTTCTGCCGCTCGTCTCGGTATGGAGTTACTTATACGACGGTGTGTTCGTCGGCGTTCTGCGCAGTAAAGATATGCGCAACGTGATGCTCGCCAGCCTTTTGTTGGTGTTTATTCCCACCGCGTGGTGGCTGCGTGGATTGGGTAATCACGGCCTTTGGATCGCCTTCACATTGTTCATGGCCGCTCGCGGCGCTCTGATGCATTGGCACTGGCGCCAGCAACCACCGCTGAAATAG